A region from the Gossypium hirsutum isolate 1008001.06 chromosome A08, Gossypium_hirsutum_v2.1, whole genome shotgun sequence genome encodes:
- the LOC107957216 gene encoding uncharacterized protein, giving the protein MGGTGLGRGCRAPDRGAGHTEARQLALVYVARCRENEDTLDVITDTFFIHNVLYNALTEVRSTHSYIACFVAKILGFMTENIMSEIIVLSSLGQYVWINKMFKDVPLEIQGVIFLTDLMELPFREFDLILGLDWLVKHRVSLDCATKWVVLRIEADEEVVVIGERRNYLSNVISALSAKKLVCKGCEVFLAYVSVSDVGDSSVKDMRTVKDFLDIFLKELLGLPTKREVEFGIELLPGMAPESIAPYRMAQKELVELKA; this is encoded by the coding sequence ATGGGTGGAACTGGTTTGGGCCGTGGTTGTAGAGCACCAGACAGgggtgctggtcatactgaggcgaggcagctaGCACTGGTTTATGTTGCACGTTGTCGAGAAAACGAAGATACTCTAGATGTCATTACAGACacgttctttatccataatgtactTTATAATGCATTAACAGAAGTTCGatctacacattcatacatagcATGCTTTGTGGCTAAGATATTGGGTTTTATGACTGAAAACATTATGAGTGAGATTATTGTTCTAAGTTCATTGGGGCAGTATGTTTGGATAAATAAGATGTTTAAAGATGTTCCCTTGGAGATACAAGGAGTTATCTTTCTCACCGATCTTATGGAGCTGCCTTTTAGAGAATTTGACCTAATACTGGGCTTGGATTGGTTAGTTAAACATCGGGTAAGCTTGGATTGTGCCACTAAATGGGTTGTATTGAGAATTGAGGCAGATGAGGAGGTAGTGGTAATTGGGGAACGACGGAactatttgagtaatgtaatttCTGCACTGTCGGCTAAGAAGTTGGTTTGCAAGGGTTGTGAGGTGTTCTTGGCCTATGTTAGTGTGTCGGATGTTGGGGACTCTTCGGTAAAGGATATGAGGACTGTTAAGGATTTTTTGGACATCTTTCTTAAAGAGCTACTGGGGTTACCTACAAAacgtgaagtggagtttgggattgaacTCCTTCCTGGTATGGCTCCAGAGTCCATCGCCCCTTACAGAATGGCACagaaggagcttgtggagcttaaggcctAG